The DNA segment CGCCCCGACCCCCGGAACCGAGGCGTTCGACGCCGACGGCACCGCCGACCCGGACGGCGCCCTGGGCCGGATCAACCTCCTCGGCGCGAACCAGGGCGACTCCTCCTACGCGGTCCCGGGCGCCAGCGGCTGCGGGCTGAACCTGCTGAACTGGGCGGTGAACCTGAAGACGGCGCTGCCCTCCCCATCGGGCAAGAACAGCGTGACCCTGAACAGCGCGTCGACCTATGTCGCCACGCTCAACGACCCGGCGAGCGCCGCCCCCGGCGAGGGCAAGGCACTCTCGGACGCCTGGCACTCGGCCGTCCGCCCCTGACGGTCCACCCCACCCCGCACGGTGGGGCCGCTCCCGAGACGGGGGCGGCCCCATCGGCCTGCCGGGCCGGGCGATGCGGCCCGGCACCAGGCATGGCGCCGACAGCCGACGCGGTGCCGACAACCAGCCATTCATGGCGAGCGGCCGGCGGGACGGAGCGTGACGTCACGGCTTGGCGGCCCCGGAGCCCGGAAGCTCGGGGATATTGGGCGGGCAGAGGTTGTCGGGGGAATCAGGAATGCAGGTCGTTCCCTGGTTCATCTCGATACTGTTCCCGGGGCCCGACAGCGCGGCGGTGAAAAGTGGGTCCAGGTCCTCACCGTTCGTGCCGCATCCGGAGAACTTCGGAATGTCTATCGTGCCGTCGAGAGTGCCGCCGTAGAACACGTTGGTGTATTTGGCACCGCCATTGAGCACCACCTTGTACGGCGTCGCGGTTCTGCAGGAAGTTCCGACATCCAGTGGAGTCCCGTTCACCTTCACGTCGTACAGGCGCAGCGACTGTTTGAACGAGATCACCGAGAACACACTGGTGCCGACATTTCCGGTCGAGATGGTGACCGGCCCCGTCTCGAACCGCACCTTCGCCGTGACCGGCTGGAATCCGAACGTCAGAAAGGTCGATTCGGCGTCGGGAAGCCGCAGGTCCGCCAGCGAGTCGAGACGCAGATAGAGGCCGCCCGGCTGGACGCTGGACCTGACCGATGAGTGGGTGACCGCCAGGACGCTGATCGTCACCGGCTTGTGCCGGGGGTCGTTGATGATCATCGCGCCGTTGAGCTTGCGGACGTTGGCCACGCCGAGGGCGTACGCGCAGCCCGGGCTCCCGGGCAGGTCGAACTCGCCGGGTGTGGCGCCGGGCGGCGCCACCGGTGCGTCGCTGGGGTCGGCCTTGCCCTTGGGTATCACGGTCGGGCACTTGCCCACCGGGGCGGGATCGGACCGGGGCTGCACGGTGACGCCGCCACCTCGCTCCTTCCGCCCCTTCCCGCCCGCCGGGGTGCTGGGCGCCGGGCCGCCCGGCGTCGTGGAGGGTTCGGCGCTCCCGTCCCCCGGTACCGGGACGGTCCCGAGCCGCAGGTTCTGTCCTGCGACCGGCTCACAGACCAGCGGCACGGGCTTCGGCGCGCCCTCCTGGCCGGTGCCGGGCGTCGCGGTCAGCAGCCCGAGCCTCAACTCGCCTGCGGCCAGGGTGACATCACCCGTGCCGCCCACGGTGACGGTGGGTACGGCGCCCGCGTGGACGAGCCGCACGTCGCCCTCCGCCGGAACCGGCGTGCTGGGCGCGGCGAGATCCGACCACATCGCCGTGGCCGACTGGTCGTTCTGGCTCACCTTCACGGCGAGTGACGCGGTACTCAGGACCGCGTCGGTGTCCTTCGGCAGCAGCGGCGCGAGATCCGCGCGCGCCAGCCCCACCGTGACCTTCACCGGGCCCGGCTGCACCGGCTTGCCGGCCTCGGCGGACGCCGGGAGGTTCATCGCCACCTCGACGGTGGCACGGCCGGGGCCGCCG comes from the Streptomyces sp. NBC_01471 genome and includes:
- a CDS encoding DUF6801 domain-containing protein, which gives rise to MNPRTAVKGGRRPVRLASAAAAALVAGLLAGNGSAAGEGGTPGTLAYDCGLPSGGPGRATVEVAMNLPASAEAGKPVQPGPVKVTVGLARADLAPLLPKDTDAVLSTASLAVKVSQNDQSATAMWSDLAAPSTPVPAEGDVRLVHAGAVPTVTVGGTGDVTLAAGELRLGLLTATPGTGQEGAPKPVPLVCEPVAGQNLRLGTVPVPGDGSAEPSTTPGGPAPSTPAGGKGRKERGGGVTVQPRSDPAPVGKCPTVIPKGKADPSDAPVAPPGATPGEFDLPGSPGCAYALGVANVRKLNGAMIINDPRHKPVTISVLAVTHSSVRSSVQPGGLYLRLDSLADLRLPDAESTFLTFGFQPVTAKVRFETGPVTISTGNVGTSVFSVISFKQSLRLYDVKVNGTPLDVGTSCRTATPYKVVLNGGAKYTNVFYGGTLDGTIDIPKFSGCGTNGEDLDPLFTAALSGPGNSIEMNQGTTCIPDSPDNLCPPNIPELPGSGAAKP